TAATGGTGAAGAGCGCTATCAAACCACTCGTGTGGCTGGCGAATGCTTTTATTTACGTCATGCGGGGAACGCCGCTTTTGCTGCAATTGGTGTTTTTTGTTTACGGGCTGCCGATCCTGCCGGTTATAGGCGAGTATCTAGTTTTGGATCGCTTTGTAGCGGCCAGTCTGGCGTTTGCGTTAAACTACGCTGCTTATTTCGCAGAAATATTCCGTGGTGGTCTGCTTGCCATCGATAAAGGGCAATACGAAGCGTCACAGGTGCTGGGACTTAGCCGCTGGCAGACCACCACTCGGATTATTTTACCACAAATGTTCCGCGTTGCCCTCCCGTCTGTGTCGAATGAATCGATTACGCTGGTGAAGGATACGGCGCTTCTGTATGCGGTCGCAGTTCCGGAGATCTTGCATTTTGCTCTAACCGCTGTCAACCGTGACTTTAAGCTATTGCCTTTCTTTGTGGCAGGTGTTATCTATTTGCTGATGACATTAGTGTTGACGTTATTGTTTAAATACCTTGAACGCAAGTTCAAATTTGAATAGAAGGACTGTCGAAGAAATGGCTATCATCGAAGTATCTAATCTGAAAAAATCATTCGGCGATCTGAATGTATTGAAAAATGTATCTTTTGAAGTAAATAAAAACGAAGTTATTGCGATCATCGGTCCTTCGGGCTCAGGTAAGAGCACCATGCTGCGCAGTCTCGTTCATCTTGAAGAAGTCAATGGCGGTACCATTCGTGTGCAAGATGAATATCTCGTTCAAAATGGAGTTTATCCCGACAGCAAGCAGTTGAAACAGATCACCTCCCAAATGGGGATGGTGTTTCAGCACTTTAATTTATTCCCGCATCTTACGGTTCAGCGCAATCTTGAACTAGCACCGAAACATGTCAAAAAAGAGTCCGATGAGGTCGTCCGGCAAAAGAGTGATGCATTGCTCAAAAAAGTAGGTCTTGCCGACAAGGCTGACGCCCTCCCCGGCAAGCTCTCTGGAGGCCAGAAGCAGCGAGTAGCCATAGCCCGGGCATTGATGATGAATCCTGACATTTTGCTTTTTGATGAACCGACCTCGGCTCTGGATCCCGAGCTCACTGGAGAGGTGTTGCAGGTTATTAAACAGATTGCAGAAGAACATATGACGATGGTGATCGTAACCCATGAAATGGGGTTTGCGAGAGATGTGGCTGACCGCGTCATCTTTATGGACAATGGTGAAGTGATTGAGTCCGGTACACCGGATCAAATATTCAATAATCCAAAAGTGGAGCGGACGCGTGCTTTTTTGAACCGTTCGTTGTAGTAATAAATATAAGGCGGAAGAGGTAGCATTATACAATGCTGCCTCTTCCGTTTTTTATATATCGGGAAAATGACATGTGAATGATCGTTATGGTTCTTGAAGTCTTGAGGTGAGGGTACATTAGGGTTCTTCGTATGAGAAAGATTGTATAAAAGTAGGGATCATCAACAATATTAACTAAACGGACAGCAATTTTACAGATGTTATGAACAGTCATTATCCAACTTGCCAGGAGGAAAGTCACCATGAAATTACCGGAACCGGACAACTTTGTGAGTGCAGAGCATATCCCGGAAGACGTGCTGGATCAGTCATATGAAGCATTGTATCGTAATATCGGTCATTGGGTCCGGCAGTCTGAGGAAATAACCAATGTTCCGTGTCCTAATGTGTTTGAAGAAAGTGTAGATATCGTCATTAACGAAAGTGACGGGATAATGGAATAGCCAGAACCTTTTTCATTAAAAAGCTGAACGCAAAACGTATGAAATACGTTTCATGTTCAGCTTTTAAACGTTTGTGTTATTTTTTATTAGCTCGGAACAGCGAGTCGATAGACCACAGATTGCTGCCTGTGAAGACCAGCGAGACGGCAATTGCTAATAGAGCAATATCCAGTTCGTATCCACCCAAGAAGCCCATACTAATCTTCGCGGTGAAAATTGCAACAAGAAGAACAAACGCCAACACCATAGACACAATTCTGGTTCCTGCCCCAAGGATAAGAGCAATACCTCCCGCAGTTTCAATCACCGCTACGATGGCAGCCATGTACCCCGGAACACCGACACTTTCGAAGAAACCAGAAATATTACTGATCCCGCTTTGAAATTTGTCCAGACCGTGAGCTAGAAAAACAATACCTAACACCACTCTAAGAATAACTTGTCCTATTGATGAATAACTTTTCACTTATAACCGACTCCTGACTTATATTTAGATTTGGTAATGATGATGGAATATATAGCTAACTTTTATATCATCACTAACTTTATCTCAGTATAATATCTGGTATACCCATCATTGTCAAGTAACGAACTATAAATAAGCTTGGAGATTATAACAATCATGTATTTCTTATATACCAATCATTATCTTCCCCAAAAGTACAGCAACTATTTCACGATCAAAAAGTAAGTAGATTTAAGCAATAAAGCCCAAAGAAGCGAGACCGTGCCATTAATACAATCAAATCGAAGTTAACATTCATATTTTAGTATTATCTCTTTCGAAAGGATGATGATAAATGGTAAGAAATCAACAAGGAAACGGCGGGCCCGTACAATTCAGGCATCGAATGGAGGGTTTGACTACGCTGGTGCAAGGACACAGACATTCCTTCGGCAATTTGACGGATTTATTCATTCCTGAGGACGGAAGACACCGCCACACATTCCAGGGAATCACGACAACTGCTGATGGACATCGTCATACCTATTCGGGACAAACAGGACTCAACATTGGAAGGGGGGCGAACCATTTCCACCGGTTTAGAATCCAAACGAATATCGCCGATGGACACCGCCACATCATTTCCGGCAGAACAACGGGCCTCATTCGGCTAGGAGGCGTAGTCGGACACAGATTGATTATTGAGAGTATTAAACGGAAGCGCGTAAAGTAAAAAAGCGAGATGAGTGAGTCAGACTGAGGAGAAAGTTTAGACTGTGCCAAGCATTGTTGAATAGTCGAATTATCGGTAGGCTTGGTATATTAAACGTCGGAACAGTTTCATGTTCATGGCGTTTTTTTATGTGAATATGACATGGAGCCCGAAATCGGCATAGCGATCATGGCGAATCTCAGGGAGTGCCTTTGGAGCACGCGACGTAAACTTGGCCCCGATATAAGAACCGATTTTCGTCCCCGGAAAAAATCGTCATTGACGTTCGCTTCTTCGTGATGATTTGACAGTAATCCATCTAATATACAATAATTTAGGAGATTACTGAGTATGTCCATGAGGAGGAGTGATCTCTATATGCTAGATTCTACTGTAATACAGGAAATATGTGGTTTTTTACAATGTCCGATGGATGGGGTAAAGTGTCTTGGCGGATACAATAACAATGTGTATAAAGTCAATCTGGATAACCCAATGGTGGTCAAGATCCTTGACCGTGCCTTAATCTCACAAGAACAGTTGATTTCCGAAGTGGAATGGGTTCTGCATTTATCACAGCATAACATGAGCGTCGTGAGACCCATCGAAGTCAAGGGGACGTATGTGAATGATATCTCCAACGGGCTTTGTTTTTTAGTCTATGAAAAAGCTAAGGGGCGGCACATTCAATCGAGAGATTCGGAGGTGTGGAATCCACAGTTATTCCGTCAGTGGGGTCATGCTATGGGAACTCTGCATGCTTTGGCAGTAGGATTTAACCCCAAACATTCACGCGGTCAATGGCATGAGCATGAAATATACCACCGCGATTTGGGGCTGCTGAACCTTACACTTCAAGAGCACTGGAAGGAATATCATGTACATATGCATACTCTGTCGGCGACTGACAAGGAATTTGGTTTGATTCACGGAGATCTGCATCAGCACAATTTGTTACTTGACCCGCAGCATCAGCTGACTGTTCTGGATTTCGGTGACAGTGAGTATAACTGGTTTGCTTATGATGCTGCTGTAGCAATATATCATGCTGTACACTCGGTTGAGGCTGGTGAGAGCAGGCGGGAATTTGCCAAAAGATTTACAGGTTGCTTTATGGAGGGTTACGCACAAGGTAAAGGGGATACTTCAGGGATGCACTTGGTCGATTTTTTCCTGGATTTCAGACATTTGTATTCCTATGTCTATCATACTCTTTTCTCAGACATCGATAAGCTGACGGATCAACAACGAATATACCTCGAGAACATGCGGGTATCCTTGGTTCGCGACTCTTCATTTTTGGGCTCAGGATGTAAGGTGTTCTTGGCCTAATCCATTAGAGACCGATTGGTCTTTCGTTACTTAGGAATCTCGTGGCTATAGCCACGAAAGGTTCAATTCAATAAAGTCTTTATGATTTCACAGATCATTTGTGACACCTCATCCATGTTATGGTATATTATTTTGCAAATATACCATCTTCACCAAGGAGTGGGTTTACTTAAAATAATAACTTGATAGCGGATACATGAAATGCTTCAGAGTAGTATGTGTCAGGAATGATAAGTCTAATGGGTCCTTTACAAACGTATATTGTAGTAACTCATGAAGGTCTGAATAGGGACTAGAAAATGAAATGAATTAATACATAGATGGATCACATACATGGGTCTTATCTTCTTGTATTGAAAATATACAATAAGATAGCAGATAAAACGGTGTTTCCTAACACACTAATGTAATTTGCGTCCACACAAAGGGAGGAATTTGGGTATGCATCTGACGGAATCTAATATGTATCGAAGCAAAATTAACCAGCTTTCAAGAGGGTTTTCAGCGGAGACGAAAGAGCTGATTGCAAGCTTGTCTGATGATGAACTGCACCGAAGATTAGACGGAATGATAACTCCTCCCATTACATTGGCAGAACGTTCGGACCCTGAAATGCTTCAACTGTATTATACTTCCTCCTACGTTCATTTGATGGAGTTCTTGAACGTTCCGAAGGATGCCAAGTTGTTTGAAATTGCTGCAGGTGATACGATTTTTATTCCTAAAGCGCTGGACACTCATGGTGAGGAAGGGGCGAAGTACGTAACCGCAAATTTAAACCAGGATTTGACCGAAGGGTTCAGGGATAAAACTGCGGAGTTAAGCATTGAGATCCAGGTCATAGAGGACAATGGCGCCCGTATACTGAACTACTGTGGACAGGGATCTATGGATGTGATCGTTTTTCATCATGCCTTGAATGATATCGTACAGACCATGATCGCTCAGCGTGAAGGAATAGATACGATTCATAGTGACTGGTGGAGTGTTGAACCTCAGATGCTGCAAGCGGTTATGGATTATCATAACCGGGGAGAGCTAAAGCAGGCAGTTTACGGCGAGTTTATCAGTATCATTGAAACCTGTCATCAGTTATTGAAGGAAGAGGGCATCATCATTTTCGACAATTGTATCTATGCAGGGTATGAAAAAATAGGATACAGCTCTGAGTTTCACAGCAACTATATCCAGTTTGCCAGAGAATGGATTAACGAAGCAGATCTCGGACTGCAGGAGGTGCAGGTGCCGGGATTTGATGAGAAATGGTGGATGGTACTGCAGAAATCTCATTGATTTTAGAAGTATTGAACAATGAAAATGGATTAACATCACATAACAAGCATAAAAAGTGGCGTATAGCGTATTCATATTCTAATTCCTTTATCCTCTAAAGATCATCTTTATGATCCGTAGAGGTTTTTATTCTGTTATGATGCTAAATTATAGCAGCTCATATCGTAACCGCTTGAACTAAACTCATAGAATAATAAGCTTTTAGGGGGATCAGGAGTGATAATAAGACAAGCAACGGCAGCGGATGCAGAGGGAATTGCACAAGTTCATGTGAACAGTTGGAAAACGACGTATAAAGGAATCGTATCCGAAGACTATTTAGATGCCCTAACAGTAGAAAGCCGGCTGGAAGGCTGGAAGTGGAGACTAGAAAATCCCTCGGCAGATATAGAAATATTAGTGCTGGAAGACCCCGTGGGACGAATTGTCGGATTTATGAACTTCGGTTCGGAAAGAGAGCAGAAACGGAACAGTGAGGGTGAGCTGTACGCGGTATATTTATTACAAGAGGCACAAGGGAAGGGCTGGGGCAGACAGCTATTCATACAGATGCTTGAGGTGATGAAATCGATGGGTTACACCTCATTGTTAGTCTGGGTGCTTGAAGGCAATCCCGCGATACATTTTTATAAAGCCTTGGGAGGGAAGAAGGTTCGCCAGAAAGAAATTGAGATTGCTGGAGAACTTCATCAAGAATTGGCGCTCAAGTGGGACAGTCTTAATCTGAAAGATATTATATCGTAAAGGAATGAGGATATGCAGCATCATTATGGAAGCCTCTGCACAGAGGTGTATGATCTAAGTAAACCGTTAGGGCATTCTTTTGGAGATGTGGAGTATTATGGGGAACGTCTAAAAGCAATACAGGGTAGAATTCTGGAAGTCGGCTGTGGTTCCGGTCGTGTGCTAATTCCACTGTTACGGTCTGGAAACCTGGTTGACGGTCTGGATAATTCCGGAGAGATGCTTGATTCTTGTCGCAGTAGATGTACTGATGAGGGACTAACGCCGCTACTGTATAAGGATGAAATGCATAATTTTCAGCTGGAACAATCTTATGGGGCCATAATCATTCCCGCTGGTTCTTTTCAGCTGCTGGAAGGTCGGGAAACGGCGGTTGAAGCTCTTAACAATTTTTATCAACATCTTGCGCCGGGTGGTAGACTTATATTAGATTTGTTTATTCCGACCAATTGGGATACCCAAGCGGTATCGACAAGATCATGGGACACATTATCAGGTGAAGTGATTACATTGGAAGAGAAGGTCATTGAGGTCAATCATCTGGAACAGCGGATGGTATCGTTGTTAAAGTATGAGAAGTGGAAAGAAGGCCGATTCATTCAATCCGAGCTGCAGAGATTTCCGCTCAGCTGGTATGGCCGATACGAGTTTGTACTTTTGCTGGAGAAGATCGGATTCGGTCAAATCACCATTTCTGCCGATTATAAATATGGTGAAGAGCCAACACATGGTGAGCAAATGTGTACTTTTGAAGCGATAAAAATTTAAGGAGAATATTTCTCCTATAACAATTAGGTGTTCGAATAGGAGGAACCAAGATGAAAATCCAATTCATCACACTACCATCAGCGTGGGGGAGAGATGTGCAGCACAGGCTGTTCTCCCAGAGCTCATCCACACTTGTAGTTTTATTTCCTGGAAAAAACTACTCCTGCGAACTCCCGCTGCTCTATTATGCTACTCAAGTTGCACTCCAGCACCATTGTGATGTTCTTCAGCTGGAGTATGGTTATCAAAGTGCAAGAACCGAGCTACAAACCGAACGGCTTCACCTTATGGTAGAGGAATCGGTTAAGGCCATTCATCACATTAAAGATCAATATAAACAGATTATATTTGTGAGTAAAAGCTTGGGCACTGTAGTAGCAGGGATAGCAGCAGAAGCGGTCGACGCCAGTTCTCCTATCGTTCAACTATTTCTGACACCTCTTGATTCAACGGTTTCGTACATTCAAAACACAGTTAATTCTGTCATTTATGGTACAGCGGACGATCTCTTTAGTGACAAGAGCGTCAAAGCACTTGAAGGACTTCAAAATAGTGAAGTACACGCCGTAAATAGAGGATCACATTCTCTTGAGGTGGGGAATGCACGTGATAACATAAAGGTTATGGCGGATGTTATTGGAGTATATGAAACATTTTTTAAAAAGCATGTGTTGAGTTTTGAATCTAAACTTTAACTGCCCATAAATATGGTCGGATAAGGATTAGGAGTTGGGGAATCGTATATGAAGGTTATTCTTTGTAAAAGGTCGGCAGATGCCGGCCTTTTCTCATTAATATATGGTATTTCTCAGCCATATGATTAAATAGTTAGAGTTAGAGGTGGAACGAACTGTTTCTTCAAACGTAAAAGTTGATGATAGAATGTATAGCTGATTGGAGGAATATATAATGGATAATGGATATTTTGTAGGCTGGGGTACACTCGCTCTAATCAATGCAGGGCTTGCTCAGGGTAAGAATAGAAGCGGCTTGAACTGGTTTTTGCTTTCGTTACTGTTGGGACCGTTAGCAACGCTCATTCTTGTAATTTCGGAGAAAAGATAAGTCACCGTACAGCGATAATTTGACATGCTATCCTAAACTATTTATCATCTTTGTATACCCCAGTGGGTAATAAGGGTGGTATCCTTTATTAAGGAGGAAATGAATTGAGTACGATAGCTCTGGGTCCACTGATGATCCGGGCGGATATTTTAGTTTTTCTGATATCTGCTGTCATGGGTTTTCTCGTTCTGAAAGTACGTCTTCGTGGCCGGGAAGAGTCCGGCTGGATGCTGGATACTTATGTGAATGCATTGATTATCGGATTTGTCGTATGGAAATTCAGCATGATACTATTCGATCCGATTCGGACGATACAGCATCCATCGTCTCTGCTGTACTTTACCGGCGGAGATCAAGGAATATGGCTTGGAACCGCACTGGCACTTGCGTATGTGGGCGTCCGATTGAACAAGAAGCGGTCTTTGGTCGTTCCCTTAATGAAGGCAGCAATGCTATCTTATTTGGCAGGTGCCTTCACAAGACACGTCTTTTTATGGTTTTGGGATGAATCCTTGGGCAAGATGGCGCTCATGTATGCTCTTCTTCATGGAGTGTTGGCTATATGGGCATGGATCAAGTACGATTCTTCCATCCGGATATTCGGTTCTATTGCCTTGTGGTACAGTATCGGCTCCGTGCTGATTCCATTCTTTGACGAAGGTCGCATTACAGTAGTTGCCGGTTTCAACTCTGTTCAAATAGCTTTTGGTGTTCTGGCACTCGGCATCTTGATTTTGGACATGTTTTTTACCAAACAACAGAACAAATCGGCTGATCACCAGTAACAACGTGTAAAAGAGGTGACTATGATGAGAAAAAACGGGATCGCCATTGTGATTCTTGCAGGTCTGATTGCCTGGGGCATATTCGATTATTTAAATAAACAAACGACGGATCAAACTCAAGGAAGCGGGAACGCAGTTGAAACGGATGAAACGATACCGATAGGGATTAAGGTCGGAAACCGTGCACCTGACTTCGCGCTTCAGACTGCAGACGGAGAAACTATCAATCTTTCCGATTATCGCGGTAAAACGGTTCTGTTGAACTTTTGGGCATCCTGGTGTCCGCCATGTAAAGTTGAAATGCCTTATATGCAAGATTTTTATGAAGATTATAAAGATAAGGATGTCGTTGTGTTAGCAGTAAACATGACACATCTAGAAAATAATTCGGATGATGTAAAATCATTCCTTGATGAAGTGGGGGTTACTTTCCCAACGGTGTATGACCAGAAAGGGCAGGTAACGGAGCAGTATCAGATCGTTGCGTATCCGACAACATACATACTTAATACTCAAGGTGTAATTACGGACCGTTATCAAGGAGCCATTGATCACAAGCTAATGGTTAAAGCCTATGAAAAATCACGATAATGTTGTATGACCATGAAGTAATATAAAAAAGTGGACGTTTGTATCTGACAGCATTTCACTCGGTGGAATAGAATGAATCAATTCGACGGGTGAGGAGGATGAGAGGTGCACATTATTAGTCCACTTTCAGAAGATTCTTGTAGACCTTATATAGGTCGTCAAGTTTGCGCCGTGCTTCATGATGGAAGACATGTAACAGGGACATTGAGAGGTGTCAGCGAAAGAGGTTTGCTTTTTGAAGAGGCATATCCGAATGCCAATATATTGTCTACAAAGTCTGGCAAGACTAAGAAGCAGTTGAACTCCAAAAATAAGAAAGCAGAAACCTCTGCTTTTGGACCAGGGTTTGGTTATGGGGGATTTGGTTATGGAGGTTTTGGAGCCCCTTTTGCGGGTGCATTGGCATGGAGTTCCATCGCATTGTTGTTCCTTATACCATTCTTATTTATTTAAAATAGATTGATTTCATTGGGCAGCTCTTAGCAGAGCTGCTCTTTTGTATGATGTTTATGCCATTGTTAGATAAATTTGTGACTAAAGCACCGATTTCAGGTCTCATAAGGGCGATGTGAATTGGACCCAGAGATTCATTGTTATAAACTCAATCCAAATTTAAAATAGAAAAATGTGGTTATAGATGTTTGAAATATGGTTAATAGTTTTTAAATCAAAGTTTGTCCTCTGAACAGGATAATTTTAGGAGACGCAGAAGAAGGAGCGTTTAGTCTATGTCTAATCGTATTTTGGTAACTCCGGAGCAACTGAATCAAGTGTCGTCGCAATTTTCCCAGTCAGGTCAGCAGAGCAGCGACATTGTACAGCGGCTTCAGCAGAGCATACAGCAGATGGAGGGACAATGGGAAGGGATTACCCGAGAACGATTTTACGGAGAATACCAACAGGCGCGGATCACCATGAATAAATTCATAGAATGCTTACATACGGTATCAACCGAACTGAATCAAATTTCTGTTAAGTTTCGTACTGCGGATGAATCCAATTCCGGTCCGGTGGTAGGTGCATCGATGACGGGCACTTTTGCAGCAGGAACTGGTATTGGAGCTATGGCTGTTGGAGCAGGGGCACTCGGTTCGGCAGGAGTCGGCGGAACAGCCCGGGCTGCTGGTGATAAAAGTCTGGTGGATAAAATGATTGACGGCGTTAAAGTAGAGGGCAGCATGGTCGAGAACAAAGAAGGCGGATGGTACACCAAAGCTATATCCGGAAGCGCTGAAGCCAGCCTAATGAATGGTGCCTCTGCTGAAGCTTCCATTGTGGAAGCGGGTTATGAGAATGATTATGTAGAAGGGTCCGTTAGTGTCGCTAAAGCGGAAGTAGAGGCTTCGATTAAAGACGGTACACTTAGCCTTGGAGCGGAAGCAACATTAAACAAATACGAAGGCGGGGTTAAGATTCCTTTGCCTTTTACCGACAAGGAGTTGAATATCGGCGGATCAGCTTCTCTTGGCGTGGTCGGTGCCTCGGCCGAAGTGGGAAAGACCGGCTTGAAATTCCACATTCCGCTTGGACCGGGCGCAAGTCTGGTTGGTGTTGGCGGAGCAATAACGGTAGAATAGATCTCGTTAAATCAGAGAGGAGTACGAAGTCATTGAGCGATAAGCAGACCAGGTTCAAACAGATCATGATCGCCATTGCCATCATCGGTGTTCTGGGCACCGTTATACCGAATCTCCTGGATTCCAGTTTACCCGTAGCGGAAAAGGCAGTTATATGTATAACATTTTTGGTATGTATTCCGCTTCTCGTTACAGCTCTATACTTTATAGGCAAGAAACTAATGAAAGGTTGATAACGTATGGAACCAATTCAAGAAGAGCTTCTGCCGATCGGATCAGTTGTGAAATTTAAAGATTGGGATCAGACTCTAATGATTTATGGAAGAATGCAGAATGATTCCAAGACGCTGAAAAGATGGGATTATGTTGCATGCTTTTATCCTCACGGTAACTTAACAAAGGATTCCAATATCTTTTTTAATCATAAGGATATATCGGAGATTGTATTCAAGGGATATGTCAACGAAGAGGAAATTGCGTTTCGTGACGCATTGGTCGAAGGAATT
Above is a window of Paenibacillus uliginis N3/975 DNA encoding:
- a CDS encoding phosphotransferase enzyme family protein — translated: MLDSTVIQEICGFLQCPMDGVKCLGGYNNNVYKVNLDNPMVVKILDRALISQEQLISEVEWVLHLSQHNMSVVRPIEVKGTYVNDISNGLCFLVYEKAKGRHIQSRDSEVWNPQLFRQWGHAMGTLHALAVGFNPKHSRGQWHEHEIYHRDLGLLNLTLQEHWKEYHVHMHTLSATDKEFGLIHGDLHQHNLLLDPQHQLTVLDFGDSEYNWFAYDAAVAIYHAVHSVEAGESRREFAKRFTGCFMEGYAQGKGDTSGMHLVDFFLDFRHLYSYVYHTLFSDIDKLTDQQRIYLENMRVSLVRDSSFLGSGCKVFLA
- a CDS encoding class I SAM-dependent methyltransferase codes for the protein MQHHYGSLCTEVYDLSKPLGHSFGDVEYYGERLKAIQGRILEVGCGSGRVLIPLLRSGNLVDGLDNSGEMLDSCRSRCTDEGLTPLLYKDEMHNFQLEQSYGAIIIPAGSFQLLEGRETAVEALNNFYQHLAPGGRLILDLFIPTNWDTQAVSTRSWDTLSGEVITLEEKVIEVNHLEQRMVSLLKYEKWKEGRFIQSELQRFPLSWYGRYEFVLLLEKIGFGQITISADYKYGEEPTHGEQMCTFEAIKI
- a CDS encoding GNAT family N-acetyltransferase; amino-acid sequence: MIIRQATAADAEGIAQVHVNSWKTTYKGIVSEDYLDALTVESRLEGWKWRLENPSADIEILVLEDPVGRIVGFMNFGSEREQKRNSEGELYAVYLLQEAQGKGWGRQLFIQMLEVMKSMGYTSLLVWVLEGNPAIHFYKALGGKKVRQKEIEIAGELHQELALKWDSLNLKDIIS
- a CDS encoding DoxX family protein: MKSYSSIGQVILRVVLGIVFLAHGLDKFQSGISNISGFFESVGVPGYMAAIVAVIETAGGIALILGAGTRIVSMVLAFVLLVAIFTAKISMGFLGGYELDIALLAIAVSLVFTGSNLWSIDSLFRANKK
- a CDS encoding YmaF family protein; its protein translation is MVRNQQGNGGPVQFRHRMEGLTTLVQGHRHSFGNLTDLFIPEDGRHRHTFQGITTTADGHRHTYSGQTGLNIGRGANHFHRFRIQTNIADGHRHIISGRTTGLIRLGGVVGHRLIIESIKRKRVK
- a CDS encoding peroxiredoxin family protein, which encodes MMRKNGIAIVILAGLIAWGIFDYLNKQTTDQTQGSGNAVETDETIPIGIKVGNRAPDFALQTADGETINLSDYRGKTVLLNFWASWCPPCKVEMPYMQDFYEDYKDKDVVVLAVNMTHLENNSDDVKSFLDEVGVTFPTVYDQKGQVTEQYQIVAYPTTYILNTQGVITDRYQGAIDHKLMVKAYEKSR
- a CDS encoding WXG100 family type VII secretion target, with amino-acid sequence MSNRILVTPEQLNQVSSQFSQSGQQSSDIVQRLQQSIQQMEGQWEGITRERFYGEYQQARITMNKFIECLHTVSTELNQISVKFRTADESNSGPVVGASMTGTFAAGTGIGAMAVGAGALGSAGVGGTARAAGDKSLVDKMIDGVKVEGSMVENKEGGWYTKAISGSAEASLMNGASAEASIVEAGYENDYVEGSVSVAKAEVEASIKDGTLSLGAEATLNKYEGGVKIPLPFTDKELNIGGSASLGVVGASAEVGKTGLKFHIPLGPGASLVGVGGAITVE
- a CDS encoding DUF4176 domain-containing protein; amino-acid sequence: MEPIQEELLPIGSVVKFKDWDQTLMIYGRMQNDSKTLKRWDYVACFYPHGNLTKDSNIFFNHKDISEIVFKGYVNEEEIAFRDALVEGIAKVEQAN
- a CDS encoding amino acid ABC transporter permease, with protein sequence MDINYLIDITIPMLEGARATILLFIIAIIVSIPLGFGLTLMVKSAIKPLVWLANAFIYVMRGTPLLLQLVFFVYGLPILPVIGEYLVLDRFVAASLAFALNYAAYFAEIFRGGLLAIDKGQYEASQVLGLSRWQTTTRIILPQMFRVALPSVSNESITLVKDTALLYAVAVPEILHFALTAVNRDFKLLPFFVAGVIYLLMTLVLTLLFKYLERKFKFE
- a CDS encoding amino acid ABC transporter ATP-binding protein, which codes for MAIIEVSNLKKSFGDLNVLKNVSFEVNKNEVIAIIGPSGSGKSTMLRSLVHLEEVNGGTIRVQDEYLVQNGVYPDSKQLKQITSQMGMVFQHFNLFPHLTVQRNLELAPKHVKKESDEVVRQKSDALLKKVGLADKADALPGKLSGGQKQRVAIARALMMNPDILLFDEPTSALDPELTGEVLQVIKQIAEEHMTMVIVTHEMGFARDVADRVIFMDNGEVIESGTPDQIFNNPKVERTRAFLNRSL